From the genome of Chelmon rostratus isolate fCheRos1 chromosome 1, fCheRos1.pri, whole genome shotgun sequence, one region includes:
- the bloc1s6 gene encoding biogenesis of lysosome-related organelles complex 1 subunit 6, producing MEVEGMEDEGPSSQSELPHSEDLQLAQQESVRVESSAPVENVFVDRKAVDKLTEGLLSHYLPDLQNSKRALQELTQNQLILLDTLDQEVTKFRECNTLLDLNSLFTEAKVYHNKLVNIRKEMILLHEKTTKLKKRALKLQQQKQKEALEKEQQREKELERERQLIAKPAKRT from the exons ATGGAGGTAGAGGGGATGGAAGATGAAGGACCTTCATCTCAGAGCGAACTTCCACACAGTGAAG ATCTCCAGTTGGCACAGCAGGAATCAGTGCGTGTGGAGAGCTCAGCCCCTGTAGAGAATGTGTTTGTGGATAGGAAAGCAGTGGACAAACTCACGGAGGGTTTACTCTCTCACTACCTGCCAGACCTACAGAACTCTAAACGAGCCCTCCAAGAGCTCAC GCAAAATCAGCTGATACTGTTAGACACTCTGGACCAAGAAGTCACCAAGTTCAGAGAATGTAATACCTTACTGGACCTCAATTCACTG TTTACAGAGGCGAAGGTTTACCACAATAAACTGGTGAACATAAGGAAAGAGATGATTCTGCTCCACGAAAAGACAACTAAACTAAAG AAAAGAgctttgaagctgcagcagcagaagcagaaggagGCGCTGGAGAAGGAGCAGCAACGTGAGAAGGAGCTCGAGCGAGAGAGGCAGCTTATTGCCAAACCTGCTAAAAGAACGTAG